One genomic segment of Trichococcus shcherbakoviae includes these proteins:
- the rpsK gene encoding 30S ribosomal protein S11, whose product MAKKVARKRRVKKNVEAGVAHIRSTFNNTIVMITDVHGNAISWSSAGSLGFRGSRKSTPYAAQMAAEAAAKVSMEHGMKTVEVAVKGPGSGREAAIRSLQAAGLEVTAIRDVTPIPHNGCRPPKRRRV is encoded by the coding sequence ATGGCTAAAAAAGTAGCTCGCAAACGCCGCGTGAAAAAGAATGTTGAAGCTGGTGTAGCACATATCCGCTCAACTTTTAATAATACTATTGTTATGATTACAGATGTTCATGGAAATGCTATTTCATGGTCATCAGCAGGTTCATTAGGATTCAGAGGTTCTCGTAAATCTACTCCTTATGCTGCACAAATGGCTGCAGAAGCAGCAGCTAAAGTTTCTATGGAACATGGCATGAAAACAGTTGAAGTAGCTGTTAAAGGTCCTGGTTCTGGACGTGAAGCTGCCATTCGTTCATTACAAGCAGCAGGTTTGGAAGTTACCGCAATCCGCGACGTAACGCCTATTCCTCATAATGGATGCCGTCCACCAAAACGTCGTCGTGTTTAA
- the rpsI gene encoding 30S ribosomal protein S9, with product MAQAQYIATGRRKNSTARVRLLPGTGKIIFNKKDMEEYIPFAYLYEVIKQPLNLTGTLGSYDIFVNVNGGGFTGQAGAARHGISRALLEVDPDFRGPLKAAGLLTRDPRMVERKKPGLKKARKASQFSKR from the coding sequence TTGGCACAAGCACAATATATCGCAACTGGTCGTCGTAAGAATTCGACTGCACGCGTACGTTTATTACCTGGCACAGGTAAAATCATCTTCAACAAAAAAGACATGGAAGAATACATCCCATTCGCTTACTTATATGAAGTAATCAAACAACCTTTAAACCTTACAGGTACTTTAGGTAGCTACGATATCTTCGTTAACGTAAACGGCGGCGGATTCACTGGACAAGCTGGAGCAGCTCGTCACGGTATCTCTCGTGCATTATTAGAAGTAGATCCTGACTTCCGCGGACCATTAAAAGCAGCTGGACTGTTAACACGTGACCCACGTATGGTTGAACGTAAGAAACCAGGTTTGAAAAAAGCGCGTAAAGCATCACAATTCTCAAAACGTTAA
- a CDS encoding DNA-directed RNA polymerase subunit alpha — MIEIEKPRIETIEISEDAKFGKFVVEPLERGYGTTLGNSLRRILLSSLPGTAVTTIQIDGVLHEFSTIDGVVEDVTQIILNIKKLALKLYTDEDKTIEIDVKGPAVVTAADITHDSDVEILNPDLYICTVSEGAHFHVRLDVKNGRGYVRSEYNKTEDMPIGVLPVDSIYTPISKVNYQVENTRIGQKNIYDKLTLDVWTDGSISPEEAVSLAAKILTEHLNIFVNLTDEARKAEIMVEKEETHKEKMLEMTIEELDLSVRSYNCLKRAGINTVQELTDKSEAEMIKVRNLGRKSLEEVKNKLNDLNLGLRQDD; from the coding sequence ATGATCGAAATTGAAAAACCAAGAATTGAAACGATTGAGATCAGCGAAGATGCTAAATTCGGCAAATTCGTTGTAGAACCACTAGAACGCGGTTATGGAACAACACTTGGGAACTCATTACGTCGAATTCTATTATCTTCACTTCCTGGTACAGCTGTAACAACTATCCAAATCGATGGTGTTCTACACGAATTTTCAACGATTGATGGTGTTGTCGAGGATGTTACCCAAATCATTCTGAACATCAAAAAATTAGCTTTGAAATTGTATACGGACGAAGACAAAACAATCGAGATTGACGTAAAAGGTCCAGCAGTCGTGACTGCAGCGGATATTACCCATGACAGCGATGTGGAAATCTTAAACCCTGATTTATATATATGTACAGTTTCAGAGGGAGCACATTTTCATGTTCGCTTGGACGTAAAAAATGGCCGTGGTTATGTTCGTTCCGAATATAACAAGACGGAAGATATGCCGATCGGTGTTTTACCAGTCGACTCCATCTATACTCCAATCAGCAAAGTGAATTATCAGGTTGAAAACACTCGTATCGGACAAAAAAATATTTACGATAAATTAACGTTGGATGTCTGGACAGATGGTTCCATCAGCCCGGAAGAAGCAGTCAGCTTGGCTGCCAAAATTTTAACGGAACATTTGAATATTTTTGTTAATCTGACCGATGAAGCCCGCAAGGCCGAGATAATGGTTGAAAAAGAAGAAACACATAAAGAAAAAATGCTGGAAATGACTATCGAAGAATTGGATTTATCCGTACGTTCTTATAACTGTTTGAAACGCGCAGGCATCAACACAGTACAAGAATTGACAGACAAGTCTGAAGCAGAGATGATCAAAGTACGTAATCTGGGACGCAAATCACTTGAAGAAGTGAAAAACAAGCTGAATGATCTTAATCTAGGCTTGCGTCAAGACGACTAG
- a CDS encoding Lin0368 family putative glycerol transporter subunit — translation MYREIEILTIIGGFILPFTILQVWGRLVNRWKVAGGFLSAFLIVGPIWLMNHGMTFSLIHQTGGAFVDMGLATGVGIFVYGLLGGKSFQKSLYLLSAALRGGLIAGILLYLVSK, via the coding sequence ATGTATAGAGAAATAGAAATATTAACAATTATAGGCGGATTTATATTGCCTTTCACTATTTTACAAGTATGGGGAAGATTGGTAAACCGCTGGAAAGTAGCAGGAGGTTTTTTGTCGGCTTTTCTAATTGTTGGTCCAATATGGTTAATGAACCATGGCATGACTTTTTCTCTTATACACCAAACTGGAGGAGCTTTTGTTGATATGGGATTAGCAACTGGCGTAGGTATATTTGTGTATGGATTATTAGGAGGAAAAAGTTTTCAAAAATCACTATACCTATTATCAGCTGCGCTTCGTGGGGGGCTAATTGCAGGTATTTTACTCTATTTAGTCAGTAAATAA
- the rpmJ gene encoding 50S ribosomal protein L36, with protein sequence MKVRASVKPICEKCKVIRRNGRVMVICENPKHKQRQG encoded by the coding sequence ATGAAAGTTAGAGCATCAGTAAAACCCATTTGCGAAAAATGCAAAGTCATTCGCCGCAATGGTCGTGTTATGGTGATTTGCGAAAATCCCAAACACAAACAACGCCAAGGATAA
- a CDS encoding nitroreductase family protein, which produces MTNKFINNDFSDITFGRKSIRLYDENFKISQEEMLEMIQEATTTPSSVNMQPWRFVVVESEEAKAKLKPLIRFNTRQNDTSSAMVLIFGDMQCYEYGEEIYNAAVEKGKMSAEVRDQQLAAIIPYYKNFSKEQMNDVVKIDSSLAAMQFMLVARAHGYDTNPIGGFEADQLAEVVDLDKERYVPVMILSIGKAMEEGYESVRFAPEKITAFK; this is translated from the coding sequence ATGACCAATAAATTTATCAACAACGATTTTTCGGATATCACATTCGGAAGAAAATCGATCCGTCTTTATGATGAAAATTTTAAAATCAGTCAGGAAGAAATGCTGGAAATGATCCAGGAAGCCACGACGACCCCCTCATCCGTGAACATGCAACCTTGGCGTTTTGTGGTTGTCGAGAGCGAGGAAGCGAAGGCCAAATTGAAGCCGCTGATCCGTTTCAACACAAGACAAAATGATACCTCGTCAGCGATGGTGCTGATATTCGGCGATATGCAATGCTACGAATATGGGGAAGAAATCTACAACGCAGCCGTCGAAAAAGGGAAAATGTCCGCAGAAGTCCGGGATCAACAACTGGCTGCCATCATTCCTTACTACAAGAACTTTTCAAAAGAACAGATGAATGATGTTGTAAAAATCGATTCCAGTCTGGCAGCGATGCAGTTCATGCTGGTGGCTCGTGCCCATGGCTATGACACGAACCCTATCGGAGGATTTGAAGCGGATCAATTGGCAGAAGTGGTTGATTTGGACAAAGAAAGATATGTTCCGGTCATGATTTTGTCAATCGGCAAGGCAATGGAAGAAGGCTACGAATCCGTTCGGTTTGCACCAGAAAAAATCACGGCATTCAAATAA
- a CDS encoding energy-coupling factor transporter transmembrane protein EcfT, whose protein sequence is MLDKLLFGRYIQGNSLIHRLDPRAKLIGAFYFILVIFLANNWQTYLIMTLFTFLCVILSDIKLSVFLNGVKPLIWLILFTVLLQILFTRGGETYLELGPISITSFGVINGAFIFMRFVLIIFISTLLTLTTMPLSLTDAIEKLLGPLKRFKVPVHEIALMLSIALRFVPTLMDEASKIMNAQRARGVEFGEGNIVKQMKAVTPILVPLFVSSFNRADELANAMEARGYQGGEGRTKYRILSWQLRDTLSLLAFVALTGLLLFFRS, encoded by the coding sequence ATGTTGGATAAATTATTGTTCGGGCGCTATATCCAAGGCAACTCGCTGATTCATCGACTGGATCCGCGAGCGAAGCTGATCGGAGCTTTCTATTTCATCCTCGTCATTTTCCTGGCCAATAACTGGCAGACCTATCTGATCATGACATTGTTCACATTTCTGTGCGTCATCCTGTCCGACATCAAACTGTCGGTCTTTCTGAACGGTGTGAAGCCGCTGATTTGGCTGATCCTGTTCACGGTGTTGCTGCAGATCCTCTTCACACGGGGCGGGGAAACATACCTGGAACTGGGACCGATCAGCATCACTTCGTTCGGGGTGATCAACGGCGCCTTCATCTTTATGCGCTTCGTCCTGATCATCTTCATTTCGACGTTGTTGACGCTCACGACGATGCCGCTGTCGTTGACCGATGCAATCGAAAAGTTGCTTGGGCCATTGAAACGCTTTAAGGTTCCTGTCCATGAGATCGCCTTGATGCTTTCCATCGCACTGCGTTTCGTGCCGACATTGATGGATGAAGCATCGAAGATCATGAACGCGCAACGGGCTCGCGGTGTCGAATTCGGTGAAGGCAATATCGTGAAGCAGATGAAGGCAGTCACACCGATTTTGGTGCCGCTGTTCGTCAGTTCGTTCAATCGTGCCGATGAATTGGCGAATGCCATGGAAGCACGCGGGTATCAGGGCGGGGAAGGCCGGACGAAATACCGCATCCTCAGTTGGCAGTTGCGCGATACGCTGAGTCTGCTGGCGTTTGTCGCACTGACAGGGCTGTTATTGTTCTTCCGATCTTGA
- a CDS encoding PLP-dependent transferase: MMDKISIQSYLAQLGNRKDPKTGAVSAPIYLSTAYGHPGLGQSTGYDYTRTANPTRDILQEGLAVLENGVQGFATSSGMSAIQLAFSIFPVNSHFVASRDLYGGSFRYFQDMERKGFYSFTYVDDPIDIASAIQDNTAAVYIETPTNPLMKETDIAAVAEIAKKHGLLVIVDNTFYTPLLQRPLDLGADIVVHSATKYLGGHNDLLAGAVVTNDKALGEQLAFQLNTAGGTLDAFDCWLLVRGMKTLPLRMKQHQANAKAVVAYLESEDLIKSVYYPGKGGMLSFTLHDKAYIPAVLDALNIFTFAESLGGVESLITYPTTQTHADIPVEIRESYGLTDDLLRISTGIEDPDDLIADLRQAFAKAAVTAKV, encoded by the coding sequence ATGATGGATAAGATCAGCATTCAAAGTTATCTTGCGCAATTGGGCAACAGAAAAGACCCAAAAACCGGTGCCGTCAGTGCACCGATTTATTTGTCCACAGCTTATGGACATCCCGGCTTGGGCCAATCGACCGGCTATGACTACACCCGCACAGCCAATCCGACAAGGGATATCCTTCAGGAAGGCTTGGCTGTGCTTGAAAACGGCGTCCAAGGGTTCGCCACAAGCTCCGGTATGAGCGCCATCCAGCTCGCCTTCAGCATTTTCCCGGTCAACAGCCATTTCGTCGCATCCAGGGATCTTTACGGCGGCAGCTTCCGTTATTTCCAGGATATGGAGAGAAAAGGATTCTACTCCTTCACTTATGTCGATGACCCGATCGATATCGCGTCCGCCATCCAGGACAATACGGCCGCTGTCTATATCGAAACACCGACGAACCCCCTGATGAAGGAAACGGATATCGCGGCTGTGGCTGAGATCGCCAAAAAACACGGCTTACTGGTGATTGTGGATAATACCTTCTACACCCCTCTTTTGCAGCGCCCGCTAGATTTGGGCGCCGATATCGTCGTCCACAGCGCCACCAAGTACCTAGGCGGCCACAACGACCTGTTGGCAGGTGCAGTCGTGACGAACGACAAGGCGCTCGGCGAACAGTTGGCTTTCCAATTGAACACGGCAGGCGGCACTTTAGACGCCTTCGACTGTTGGCTCTTGGTCCGCGGGATGAAGACGTTGCCGTTGCGCATGAAGCAGCATCAAGCGAATGCAAAAGCTGTCGTGGCTTATCTGGAATCGGAAGATCTGATCAAATCAGTCTATTATCCGGGCAAAGGTGGCATGCTCAGCTTCACGCTCCATGATAAAGCATACATCCCTGCTGTGTTGGATGCCCTGAACATCTTCACTTTCGCTGAAAGCTTGGGCGGCGTGGAGAGTCTAATCACCTACCCGACCACCCAGACCCATGCCGATATTCCGGTTGAAATCCGCGAATCCTATGGGTTGACGGACGATCTGCTGCGCATCTCGACAGGAATCGAGGATCCCGATGATCTGATCGCCGATCTGCGTCAGGCTTTTGCGAAGGCTGCGGTCACAGCTAAAGTCTGA
- a CDS encoding chorismate mutase — translation MFKKERAEIDAIDQELVRLFERRMDAVTEIARIKKAHKLPILDQSREDRVLDKVRGLTENKAYEDSVEDLFRSLMTITKAFETKQNEE, via the coding sequence ATGTTTAAAAAGGAAAGAGCGGAGATCGATGCAATCGACCAGGAACTGGTAAGACTGTTCGAACGCCGGATGGATGCGGTGACGGAGATTGCGCGGATCAAGAAAGCGCACAAATTGCCGATCCTGGACCAATCCAGGGAAGATAGGGTGCTCGATAAAGTGCGCGGGCTGACCGAGAACAAAGCCTACGAAGACAGCGTGGAAGACCTCTTCCGTTCCCTGATGACGATCACAAAAGCATTCGAAACCAAGCAGAACGAAGAATAG
- the truA gene encoding tRNA pseudouridine(38-40) synthase TruA encodes MTAQRYKCIVQYDGTGYVGYQVQPNGNSVQTEIEKALKKMSNGQIIPIHASGRTDSGVHALGQVIHFDYPAAIKPDHLLRALNSLLPDDILIKSVELASEEFHSRYHAMGKKYIYRVDLDRFPNPFKRLYTTHHPYRFNMDNLEKAIKKLEGEHDFTSFCSTKTDKTDLVRTVYEASVRKDEENNELVFTFRGNGFLYNMIRIFVGTLLQIADGLKKVEEIDHLLEVKDRRKAGPTAPSQGLYLVEVYYDEERLRNG; translated from the coding sequence ATGACTGCACAACGATACAAATGCATCGTGCAATATGACGGAACGGGTTATGTGGGCTATCAGGTCCAACCTAACGGCAACAGTGTCCAGACGGAAATCGAAAAAGCTCTGAAAAAAATGTCGAATGGGCAGATCATTCCGATCCATGCATCCGGCCGGACGGATTCGGGCGTCCATGCGCTCGGACAAGTCATCCACTTTGATTACCCGGCTGCAATCAAGCCTGACCATCTGCTGCGGGCGTTGAACAGTTTGCTGCCCGATGACATTTTGATCAAATCCGTGGAGCTCGCTTCAGAGGAGTTCCATTCGCGTTATCATGCGATGGGTAAAAAATATATTTACCGGGTCGATCTTGATCGCTTCCCGAACCCATTCAAACGACTCTACACGACGCACCATCCTTACCGTTTCAATATGGATAATTTGGAAAAGGCCATCAAAAAACTGGAGGGCGAGCACGACTTCACCAGTTTCTGTTCGACAAAAACGGACAAGACCGACCTGGTCCGGACTGTCTATGAAGCGAGCGTCAGGAAGGACGAGGAAAACAATGAGCTGGTCTTCACCTTCAGAGGCAATGGCTTTCTCTACAATATGATCCGCATTTTCGTGGGGACGCTGTTGCAGATCGCTGACGGCCTGAAAAAGGTCGAGGAAATCGACCACCTTTTGGAAGTGAAGGACCGACGCAAAGCCGGACCGACAGCCCCGTCGCAAGGATTGTATCTCGTGGAAGTTTATTACGATGAAGAAAGATTAAGGAATGGATAG
- a CDS encoding energy-coupling factor ABC transporter ATP-binding protein produces MDITFEKVGYSYSAGTPFENRALYDVNLNIPDGSYTALIGHTGSGKSTVTQHLNALLKPTEGCVTIGDRIITNKSNNKNLKDLRKKVGIVFQFPESQLFEETIAKDIAFGPMNFGVSEADAMAIVRRVLPLVGLDESFMERSPFDLSGGQMRRVAIAGVLAMEPEVLVLDEPTAGLDPAGRREIMNMFYQLHIDKGLTIVLVTHQMNDVATFADHVVILEKGTVVRMGPPAEIFQDAAWLQEKQLGLPSALAFLDTFSKKTGIDFGNERPLRTEQLAAVLIAKINENKGSKDAAKEEGGIDVG; encoded by the coding sequence ATGGACATTACTTTCGAAAAAGTAGGCTATTCCTACTCGGCCGGAACGCCCTTCGAAAATCGGGCACTTTATGATGTGAATCTGAATATCCCGGACGGTAGCTATACGGCATTGATCGGCCATACCGGCAGCGGCAAGTCGACGGTCACGCAGCATCTGAACGCATTATTGAAGCCAACTGAAGGCTGCGTAACGATCGGAGACCGCATCATAACGAACAAATCGAACAACAAAAACCTGAAGGACCTGCGCAAAAAAGTGGGGATTGTGTTCCAGTTTCCGGAGTCGCAGCTGTTCGAGGAGACGATTGCGAAGGATATCGCCTTCGGTCCGATGAACTTCGGCGTCAGTGAAGCGGACGCAATGGCGATTGTGAGGCGCGTGTTGCCTTTGGTCGGCTTGGATGAGTCCTTCATGGAGCGTTCCCCGTTCGATCTCTCAGGGGGGCAAATGAGACGCGTAGCGATCGCTGGAGTATTGGCGATGGAACCGGAAGTGCTGGTTTTGGATGAACCGACGGCTGGATTGGATCCTGCCGGCAGACGCGAAATCATGAATATGTTTTATCAACTCCATATCGACAAAGGCTTGACCATCGTATTGGTCACTCATCAGATGAATGATGTCGCAACGTTTGCGGATCATGTGGTCATCCTTGAGAAAGGTACGGTTGTCCGGATGGGCCCGCCAGCAGAGATTTTCCAGGATGCCGCTTGGCTCCAGGAGAAACAATTGGGCTTGCCGTCCGCACTGGCTTTCCTGGATACATTCAGCAAAAAGACAGGCATCGATTTCGGAAACGAAAGACCGCTGCGTACGGAACAACTGGCGGCTGTGCTGATTGCGAAAATAAATGAGAACAAAGGCTCCAAAGATGCCGCTAAGGAAGAGGGTGGCATCGATGTTGGATAA
- a CDS encoding Lin0368 family putative glycerol transporter subunit: MNYIRTFLAYCLAGFLVPYLWSYVSILGIYAGFAAAILIIGPVWYIVHYKGLIYQDSEAATVDMGAGIAIAVFTRDVLSNGVISSFSSLPTIVLLSIGAVFAAVVSHYFERRQGNPDV; this comes from the coding sequence TTGAACTATATCAGAACATTTTTGGCGTATTGTTTAGCTGGTTTTTTGGTCCCTTACCTTTGGAGTTATGTTTCCATTTTGGGAATTTATGCTGGTTTTGCAGCGGCAATATTAATAATTGGACCCGTTTGGTATATTGTTCACTACAAGGGTCTGATCTATCAAGACAGTGAGGCAGCGACAGTCGATATGGGAGCTGGCATCGCGATTGCTGTTTTTACGAGAGATGTTTTATCTAACGGGGTCATTAGTAGCTTTTCATCCTTACCAACAATTGTTCTTTTATCAATCGGCGCAGTGTTTGCAGCAGTAGTTTCACACTACTTTGAAAGAAGGCAGGGGAATCCCGATGTATAG
- a CDS encoding MarR family transcriptional regulator gives MNLREISRLLYQIKLTNQEINTLFEKETGFSLTRYEMLMFLKEKGICSQNQIQTELKIDSAAITRHLKILEQKGYVIRERNADNNREVFVQLSDKAIQDLEACGKEHDQGKSSLTLSLSDEEAEQLSELLNKLYLKR, from the coding sequence ATGAACTTAAGAGAAATCAGTAGGCTGCTTTATCAAATCAAACTCACAAATCAGGAAATCAACACCCTGTTCGAAAAAGAAACTGGCTTCAGTTTGACGCGGTATGAGATGCTGATGTTCCTGAAAGAAAAGGGGATTTGTTCCCAAAACCAGATCCAGACAGAGCTGAAGATAGATAGCGCGGCAATTACGCGCCATCTGAAAATATTGGAACAAAAGGGCTATGTCATCCGGGAACGGAACGCTGACAACAACAGAGAGGTCTTTGTTCAATTATCCGACAAAGCGATCCAGGATTTGGAGGCTTGCGGAAAAGAACATGATCAGGGGAAATCTTCCCTGACCCTTTCATTAAGCGATGAGGAAGCGGAACAATTATCCGAATTGCTGAACAAACTATACTTGAAAAGATAA
- a CDS encoding energy-coupling factor ABC transporter ATP-binding protein, producing the protein MNEIIELRNVTFSYSEEDARPALNNVSLTIQQGEWIAIIGPNGSGKSTLAKTINGLIEANSGEVIIEGIPLNAETVWDVRKKIGMVFQNPDNQFVGSTVQDDVAFGLENVGIPREEMVKRVADAVAAVNMADFMDKEPARLSGGQKQRVAIAGIVALSPDIIILDEATTMLDPEGRHEVIETIQEIKEKENLTVISITHDIDEAAKANRIFVMEAGQLKRIGTPEEIFSLGKEIIDIGLDIPFPEKLKYQLKRQGLEVPEEYLTEEGMVSWLWTLLSKK; encoded by the coding sequence ATGAATGAAATTATCGAGTTGCGCAATGTGACTTTTTCCTATTCAGAGGAAGATGCAAGACCTGCATTGAACAACGTTTCGTTAACAATCCAGCAGGGTGAATGGATCGCCATCATCGGGCCAAACGGTTCAGGCAAGTCAACCTTGGCCAAAACGATCAACGGCTTGATAGAAGCGAACTCCGGAGAAGTGATCATTGAAGGGATACCTTTGAATGCAGAGACAGTTTGGGATGTACGCAAAAAAATCGGGATGGTTTTCCAGAATCCGGACAATCAGTTCGTCGGTTCGACCGTTCAGGACGATGTTGCCTTCGGTTTGGAGAATGTCGGTATTCCCCGTGAGGAAATGGTGAAGCGCGTTGCTGATGCAGTAGCGGCTGTGAACATGGCCGATTTCATGGATAAGGAGCCGGCACGTCTTTCGGGCGGACAGAAGCAACGGGTGGCGATTGCTGGGATCGTGGCGTTGTCTCCGGACATCATCATCCTGGATGAGGCGACGACCATGTTGGATCCGGAAGGCCGTCATGAAGTCATCGAGACCATCCAGGAGATCAAGGAAAAAGAAAATTTGACTGTGATTTCGATCACCCATGACATCGATGAGGCCGCCAAAGCGAACCGCATTTTTGTGATGGAAGCCGGGCAGTTGAAACGGATCGGCACACCGGAAGAGATATTCAGCTTGGGCAAGGAAATCATCGATATCGGATTGGATATCCCATTCCCTGAAAAGCTGAAATACCAATTGAAGAGACAGGGACTGGAAGTTCCTGAAGAATATTTGACTGAGGAAGGGATGGTGAGTTGGTTATGGACATTACTTTCGAAAAAGTAG
- the rplM gene encoding 50S ribosomal protein L13: MRTTYMAKANEIDRKWFVIDATDIPLGRLSTQVATILRGKNKPTFTPHVDTGDYVIVINADKVTLTGKKASDKIYSRHSGYPGGLKQISAGELRAKNSRKLVELSVKGMLPKNSLGAKQFTKLHVYGEAVHPHEAQLPEVLDITNLI, translated from the coding sequence GTGCGTACAACATACATGGCTAAAGCAAACGAGATCGACCGCAAATGGTTCGTAATCGACGCGACTGACATCCCATTGGGACGTTTATCAACACAAGTTGCAACTATTTTACGCGGTAAAAACAAACCAACTTTCACACCACACGTAGATACTGGTGATTATGTGATTGTTATCAATGCAGACAAAGTTACATTAACAGGTAAAAAAGCATCTGACAAAATTTATTCCCGTCATTCAGGTTATCCAGGTGGGCTAAAACAAATTTCAGCTGGTGAATTACGTGCTAAGAATTCAAGAAAATTAGTTGAATTGTCTGTTAAAGGCATGCTACCTAAGAACTCTTTAGGTGCTAAACAATTCACTAAGTTACACGTATACGGTGAAGCAGTTCACCCACACGAAGCTCAATTACCAGAAGTTTTAGATATCACTAACCTAATTTAA
- the rpsM gene encoding 30S ribosomal protein S13, with protein MARIAGVDVPRDKRVVISLTYIFGIGLNTAQKVLAAAEVSEDTRVRDLTNDELDRIRIEVDKLKVEGDLRREVNLNIKRLIEIGSYRGMRHRRGLPVRGQNTKNNARTRKGPAKAVTGKKK; from the coding sequence ATGGCTCGTATCGCAGGAGTAGATGTTCCGCGTGACAAACGTGTAGTTATTTCATTAACTTATATTTTTGGTATCGGATTGAACACAGCTCAAAAAGTTTTAGCAGCAGCTGAGGTTTCAGAAGATACTCGCGTTCGTGATTTAACGAATGATGAATTAGACCGTATCCGTATTGAAGTGGATAAATTAAAGGTTGAAGGTGATCTTCGTCGTGAAGTTAACCTAAATATTAAACGATTGATTGAAATTGGATCTTACAGAGGAATGCGTCACCGTCGTGGTTTGCCTGTTCGCGGACAAAACACTAAGAACAACGCACGCACTCGTAAAGGCCCAGCTAAAGCAGTCACTGGTAAGAAAAAATAA
- the rplQ gene encoding 50S ribosomal protein L17 codes for MAYRKLGRTSAQRKAMLRDLTTDLLINERIVTTEARAKEIRSTTEKMITLGKRGDLSARRLAAAYVRNEVADVREEDDKIVVQSALQKLFSDIAPRYAERQGGYTRILKTEPRRGDAAPMVIIELV; via the coding sequence ATGGCTTACCGTAAATTAGGACGCACAAGCGCCCAAAGAAAAGCAATGCTTCGTGATTTGACTACTGACTTACTCATCAACGAACGAATCGTTACAACTGAAGCTCGTGCTAAAGAAATTCGTTCAACTACTGAAAAGATGATTACTTTAGGCAAACGTGGAGATTTATCTGCTCGTCGTTTAGCAGCAGCATACGTTCGTAACGAAGTTGCAGATGTACGTGAAGAAGATGACAAAATCGTTGTTCAATCAGCTTTACAAAAATTGTTCTCTGATATCGCACCTCGCTATGCAGAACGTCAAGGCGGATACACACGTATCTTGAAGACAGAACCTCGTCGTGGCGACGCTGCACCAATGGTTATCATTGAATTAGTATAA
- the infA gene encoding translation initiation factor IF-1 → MAKDDVIEIEGVVVETLPNAMFKVELENGHIVLAHVSGKIRMHYIRILPGDKVTVELSPYDLTRGRITYRFK, encoded by the coding sequence GTGGCGAAAGACGATGTAATTGAGATCGAAGGAGTTGTCGTTGAAACTTTGCCCAATGCAATGTTTAAAGTCGAACTTGAAAATGGTCACATAGTATTAGCTCACGTATCTGGTAAAATTAGAATGCATTACATCCGCATTTTGCCAGGCGATAAAGTTACGGTAGAATTATCACCGTACGATCTTACTCGTGGACGCATTACTTACCGCTTTAAATAA